In a genomic window of Thunnus thynnus chromosome 16, fThuThy2.1, whole genome shotgun sequence:
- the LOC137199730 gene encoding tripartite motif-containing protein 16-like: MAQKGDQLDRETISCSICLDLLKDPVTIPCGHSYCISCIKSFWDGEDQRKIYSCPQCRQTFTPRPVLVKNTMFAALVEQLKKTGLQLAPADHCYAGPEDVACDFCTGRKLKALKSCLVCHVSYCEKHLQPHFESTKFKKHKLVDPSEKLQENICSRHDEVMKMFCRTDQQSICYLCSVDEHKGHDTVSAAAERTERQRELEVSQQQIQQRIQDREKDVKLLQQEVEAVSRSADKAVEDSEKIFTELIRLIQKRSSDVKQQIRSQQETEVSRVKELQEKLEQEITELKRKDAELKQLSHTEDQNQFLHNYPSLSQLSASTGSSSINIRPLSYFEDVTAAVSELRDQLQDILREKRTNISLTVTEVDVLLSEPEPKTRAEFLKYSCNITLDPNTANTYLLLSEGNRKAERTRQEQSYSGHPDRFTNWSQVLSRESLTGRCYWEVKRRRGGVYVAVAYKNISRAGVSKKCAFGFNDKSWMLYCDTNSSTFWFNRTSTPISVPCSSRVGVYLDHRAGILSFFSISKTMTLLHRVQTTFTQPLYAGLYLHNDGDIAELCKLK; encoded by the coding sequence atggcgcagaaaggagatcagctggaccgagaaacaatcagctgttcgatctgtctggatctactgaaggatccagtgactattccctgtggacacagctactgcataagctgtattaaaagcttctgggatggagaggatcagaggaagatctacagctgccctcagtgcagacagaccttcacaccgaggcctgtcctggtgaaaaacaccatgtttgCAGCTTTAGttgagcagctgaagaagactggactccaacttgctcctgctgatcactgctatgctggacctgaagatgtggcctgtgatttctgcactggaaggaagctgaaagccctcaagtcctgtctggtgtgtcatgtctcttactgtgagaaacaccttcaGCCTCACTTTGAATctactaaatttaaaaaacacaagctggtcgacccctcggagaagctccaggagaacatctgctctcgtcatgatgaggtgatgaagatgttctgccgtactgatcagcagagtatctgttatctctgctctgtggatgaacataaaggccacgacacagtctcagctgcagcagaaaggactgagaggcagagagagctcgaggtgagtcaacaacaaatccagcagagaatccaggacagagagaaagatgtgaagctgcttcaacaggaggtggaggccgtcagtcgctctgctgataaagcagtggaggacagtgagaagatcttcactgagctgatccgtctcatccagaaaagaagctctgatgtgaagcagcagatcagatcccagcaggaaactgaagtgagtcgagtcaaagagcttcaggagaagctggagcaggagatcactgagctgaagaggaaagacgctgaactgaagcagctctcacacacagaggatcaaaaccagtttctacacaactacccctcactgtcacaacttaGTGCATCTACAGGCTCATCCAGCATCAACATCCGTCCTCTGAgctactttgaggatgtgacagcagctgtgtcagagctcagagatcaactacaggacatcctgagggagaaaaggacaaacatctcactgacagtgactgaagtggacgttttactgtcagaaccagaacccaagaccagagctgagttcttaaaatattcatgtaatatcacactggatccaaacacagcgaACACAtatctgttattatctgaggggaacagaaaagcagaacgAACGAGGCAAGAACAGTCATATTCTggtcacccagacagattcactaaTTGGagtcaggtcctgagtagagagagtctgactggacgttgttactgggaggtgaagaggagaaggggaggagtttatgtagcagtcgcatacaagaatatcagcagagcaggagtCTCGAAGAAATGTGCATTTGGATTCAATGACAAATCTTGGATGTTATATTGTGACACTAACAGTTCTACATTTTGGTTCAACCGTACCTCAACTCCCATCTCAGTTCCttgttcctccagagtaggagtgtacctggatcacagagcaggtattctgtccttcttcAGCATCTCcaaaaccatgactctcctccacagagtccagaccacattcactcagcctctctatgctggactttaTCTTCATAATGATGGAGACATagctgagttgtgtaaactcaaatag